A DNA window from Balneolaceae bacterium contains the following coding sequences:
- the rpsB gene encoding 30S ribosomal protein S2 — protein sequence MSNVPDLQEMLKSGAHFGHLTRRWNPKMKEFIFMERNGIHIIDLKKTAHFFQEALDEVGKLARAGKTILFVGTKKQAQDIVRTEAIRCGMPFVTHRWLGGMLTNFSTVRKSISRMEEIDRMSEDGTFEELTKKEALMLDREREKLEQTLGGIANMNHIPGAIFVVDTIKEDIAVNEAVKLNIPIVAMVDTNSDPDIPDYIVPCNDDSARTIQLIASHVADAIIAGNAEREAHKEEELMEQAAEEARRAEESRQPDSSSGGRRRTRRKRVEKAASSPETDITPQDEEDEGDKKAAGLKAKDESGDTDAGESGDGAGEEE from the coding sequence ATGTCCAACGTACCTGATCTGCAAGAAATGTTGAAATCAGGAGCCCATTTCGGGCACCTGACCCGCCGCTGGAATCCGAAGATGAAGGAATTCATCTTCATGGAGCGGAACGGGATCCACATCATCGACCTCAAGAAAACCGCCCATTTCTTCCAGGAAGCCCTCGACGAGGTGGGCAAGCTGGCGCGCGCCGGCAAGACGATCCTTTTCGTCGGCACCAAGAAACAGGCGCAGGACATCGTCCGCACCGAAGCCATCCGCTGCGGCATGCCCTTTGTTACCCACCGCTGGCTGGGTGGCATGCTCACCAACTTCTCCACCGTCCGCAAGAGCATCTCGCGCATGGAGGAGATCGACCGGATGAGCGAGGACGGCACCTTTGAGGAGCTGACCAAGAAGGAGGCTCTCATGCTCGATCGCGAACGCGAAAAGCTGGAGCAGACCCTGGGCGGCATCGCCAACATGAACCACATTCCCGGGGCCATCTTCGTGGTGGACACCATCAAGGAGGACATCGCGGTCAACGAGGCCGTGAAACTGAACATCCCCATCGTGGCCATGGTCGACACCAACAGCGACCCTGACATTCCCGACTACATCGTTCCCTGCAACGACGATTCGGCGCGCACCATACAGCTGATCGCCTCCCACGTGGCCGACGCCATCATTGCCGGCAACGCCGAGCGCGAGGCCCACAAGGAGGAGGAACTGATGGAGCAGGCCGCCGAGGAGGCGCGCAGGGCCGAAGAGAGCCGGCAGCCGGACTCATCCTCAGGAGGACGCCGCCGCACCCGGCGCAAGCGCGTCGAAAAGGCCGCCTCCTCTCCCGAGACCGACATCACGCCCCAGGATGAGGAGGACGAGGGCGACAAGAAGGCGGCCGGGCTGAAAGCCAAAGACGAGTCCGGCGACACTGACGCCGGGGAATCCGGCGACGGTGCGGGCGAAGAGGAGTAG
- the acnA gene encoding aconitate hydratase AcnA, translating into MSTSDIFKSTRTPFETPAGTAHYYSLHKLQEMGYGNVRRLPFSIRILLEAVLRECDGYLVTEEDVRTLAGYDPADPQGEIPFKPSRVVLQDFTGVPAVVDLAALRSAMERMGGDPQSINPQVPVDLVIDHSVQVDMFGQEYAFMHNVEKEFERNRERYEFLKWGQKAFDNFKVVPPGRGIVHQVNLEYLAKGVFTRTEADGATVAYPDTLVGTDSHTTMINGLGILGWGVGGIEAEAAMLGQPIYMLVPEVVGMKLTGRLREGITATDLTLTVTEMLRRHGVVGKFVEFYGDGLAGMSLPDRATIANMSPEYGATMGFFPMDAEAMRYLRRTGRSEEHVQLVENYMKAQGLFRTADTPDPEFTDTLELDLAEVETSLAGPKRPQDRIALPRMKETFENALTSDDPTMGFNLPQEKLANKGLYTNGRQVEMEHGDVVIAAITSCTNTSNPSVMLGAGILAKKALERGLSVPPYVKTSLAPGSRVVTDYLDEAGLTDDLDRLGFNLVGYGCTTCIGNSGPLPEAVERAVREGDLIVAGVLSGNRNFEGRIHPYVKANYLASPPLVVAYALAGTVDIDLAHEPLGTDPEGNDVYLRDIWPTSDEIAEHLDNAIRPELFHKEYGEIFESEEWDAIPVGGGELYEWKEDSTYIQEPPFFKDMSAEPEPITPIEGARVLVKVGDSITTDHISPAGNIAGDSPAGRYLVERGVEPADFNSYGSRRGNDRVMTRGTFANVRFKNQLAPGREGSYTRYFPDDEITTIFDAAMRYREQDTPLVALAGHEYGTGSSRDWAAKGTILLGVQAVIAASYERIHRSNLVGMGVLPLQFTGDETHESLGLDGSEVFRIEVDDDLRPRQTVKVTAEKPGGETVAFDTVCRIDTPVEIDYYRNGGILHYVLREYRRSEKGA; encoded by the coding sequence ATGAGCACCAGCGACATCTTCAAGTCCACCCGGACCCCCTTCGAAACTCCCGCCGGCACCGCCCACTACTACAGCCTGCATAAACTGCAGGAGATGGGCTACGGGAATGTGCGGCGCCTCCCCTTTTCCATCCGCATCCTGCTGGAGGCCGTGCTGCGCGAATGCGACGGCTACCTGGTGACCGAAGAGGACGTGCGCACCCTGGCCGGCTATGATCCCGCCGACCCGCAGGGCGAAATACCTTTCAAGCCTTCGCGCGTGGTGCTGCAGGATTTCACAGGCGTGCCCGCAGTGGTGGACCTCGCCGCGCTGCGGTCGGCCATGGAGCGCATGGGAGGCGACCCGCAGTCCATCAATCCGCAGGTGCCCGTCGACCTGGTCATCGACCACTCGGTGCAGGTGGACATGTTCGGGCAGGAGTACGCTTTTATGCATAACGTGGAGAAGGAGTTCGAGCGCAACCGCGAGCGCTACGAGTTTCTCAAGTGGGGACAGAAGGCCTTCGATAACTTCAAGGTGGTGCCTCCGGGACGCGGCATTGTCCACCAGGTAAACCTGGAGTACCTGGCCAAGGGCGTGTTCACGCGCACCGAAGCGGACGGCGCCACGGTAGCCTATCCCGACACGCTGGTGGGCACCGACTCCCATACCACCATGATCAATGGACTGGGCATCCTGGGCTGGGGCGTGGGCGGCATCGAGGCGGAAGCCGCCATGCTGGGCCAGCCCATCTACATGCTGGTGCCCGAGGTGGTGGGCATGAAACTGACCGGCCGACTGCGCGAAGGCATCACGGCCACCGACCTGACGCTCACCGTTACCGAGATGCTTCGCCGCCACGGGGTGGTGGGCAAGTTCGTGGAATTCTACGGTGACGGTCTCGCCGGCATGAGCCTGCCCGACCGCGCCACCATCGCCAACATGTCGCCGGAGTACGGGGCCACCATGGGATTCTTCCCGATGGACGCCGAGGCCATGCGCTACCTGCGGCGCACCGGCCGCTCCGAGGAGCACGTGCAGCTGGTGGAGAACTACATGAAGGCGCAGGGCCTTTTCCGGACGGCGGACACCCCCGATCCCGAGTTTACCGACACCCTGGAGCTGGATCTGGCGGAGGTGGAGACCTCTCTGGCCGGGCCGAAGCGTCCCCAGGACCGCATCGCCCTGCCTCGCATGAAAGAGACCTTCGAAAACGCCCTGACCAGCGACGACCCCACCATGGGCTTCAACCTGCCGCAGGAGAAGCTGGCCAACAAGGGCCTCTACACCAACGGGCGGCAGGTGGAGATGGAGCACGGCGACGTGGTCATCGCGGCCATCACCTCGTGCACCAACACCTCCAATCCGAGCGTGATGCTGGGCGCGGGCATCCTGGCCAAAAAGGCCCTGGAGCGCGGACTCAGCGTACCGCCCTACGTGAAGACGTCGCTGGCGCCCGGCTCCCGCGTGGTCACCGACTACCTGGATGAGGCCGGCCTGACCGACGACCTCGACCGGCTGGGATTCAACCTGGTGGGCTACGGCTGCACCACCTGCATCGGCAACTCGGGCCCCCTCCCCGAAGCCGTGGAGCGGGCCGTCCGGGAGGGCGACCTCATCGTGGCGGGCGTGCTCTCGGGCAACCGGAATTTTGAGGGACGCATCCACCCGTATGTGAAGGCGAATTACCTGGCCTCCCCGCCGCTGGTGGTGGCCTACGCCCTGGCGGGCACGGTGGACATCGACCTGGCGCACGAGCCCCTGGGCACCGACCCCGAGGGCAACGACGTCTACCTGCGCGACATCTGGCCCACCTCCGATGAGATCGCCGAGCACCTGGACAACGCCATCCGCCCCGAGCTCTTTCACAAGGAGTACGGGGAGATTTTCGAGTCGGAGGAGTGGGACGCCATCCCCGTGGGCGGCGGCGAGCTCTACGAGTGGAAGGAAGATTCGACCTATATTCAGGAGCCGCCCTTTTTCAAGGACATGAGCGCCGAGCCCGAGCCTATCACCCCCATTGAGGGTGCCCGGGTCCTGGTCAAGGTGGGCGACTCCATCACTACCGACCACATCTCTCCCGCCGGCAACATCGCCGGGGATAGCCCGGCCGGACGCTACCTGGTCGAGCGGGGCGTGGAGCCGGCCGACTTCAACTCTTACGGCTCGCGGCGCGGCAACGACCGGGTCATGACACGGGGCACTTTCGCCAACGTGCGTTTCAAGAACCAGCTCGCCCCCGGCAGGGAGGGCAGCTACACCCGCTACTTCCCGGACGACGAAATCACCACTATATTCGACGCGGCCATGCGCTACCGCGAGCAGGACACGCCCCTGGTGGCCCTGGCCGGCCACGAGTACGGCACCGGCTCCTCGCGCGACTGGGCCGCCAAGGGCACCATCCTGCTGGGCGTGCAGGCGGTCATCGCCGCCTCCTACGAGCGCATCCACCGCTCCAACCTGGTGGGCATGGGCGTGCTGCCCCTGCAGTTTACCGGGGACGAGACCCACGAAAGCCTGGGGCTTGACGGCTCGGAGGTGTTCCGCATTGAGGTGGACGACGACCTGCGGCCGCGGCAGACCGTAAAAGTCACCGCCGAAAAGCCGGGCGGAGAGACGGTCGCCTTCGATACGGTCTGCCGCATCGACACGCCGGTGGAGATCGACTACTACCGCAACGGCGGGATCCTTCACTATGTGCTTCGGGAATACCGGCGTTCGGAGAAGGGAGCCTGA
- the rplM gene encoding 50S ribosomal protein L13, giving the protein MDTISNKTFSATPADIDKKWLLVDAEDQPLGRLASNVARLLRGKHKPEYTPHMDTGDNVIVINADKVSLSGKKMQQKAYFRYTEYPGGERSATAEEMMEKDPTFLVTNAVKGMLPKNRLGSKIMTNLRVYAGPVHSHEAQQPEIVEF; this is encoded by the coding sequence GTGGATACTATCAGCAACAAGACCTTTTCGGCCACGCCTGCAGACATCGACAAGAAGTGGCTGCTGGTGGACGCAGAGGACCAGCCTCTGGGGCGCCTGGCCAGCAACGTGGCCCGGCTGCTGCGCGGCAAGCACAAGCCGGAGTATACCCCCCATATGGATACCGGGGACAATGTGATCGTGATTAACGCCGACAAGGTGTCGCTCAGCGGCAAGAAGATGCAGCAGAAAGCCTACTTCCGCTACACGGAGTACCCCGGCGGCGAGCGCTCCGCCACGGCCGAGGAGATGATGGAAAAAGACCCCACCTTCCTCGTGACCAACGCCGTGAAGGGCATGCTGCCCAAGAACCGGCTGGGCAGCAAGATCATGACCAACCTCCGCGTCTACGCCGGGCCGGTGCATTCGCACGAGGCACAGCAACCCGAAATCGTCGAATTTTAG
- the frr gene encoding ribosome recycling factor: MIPPELQQIIDKTDNKMDESVGYYKKELSRVRAGKAQTSLLDGVKVDYYGTQTPLNQLANVSAPEARLLTVEPYDKTAMEEIEKAIMSSGLGLNPNNDGNIIRIPLPIPSEERRKDLVKHVKEIAENTRISIRNVRRDANDEIKKKVEKESLPEDSRYESEEEIQKITDKHTQTVDKLLEKKEQEIMTV; encoded by the coding sequence ATGATTCCTCCCGAACTTCAGCAGATCATCGACAAGACCGACAACAAGATGGACGAGTCGGTGGGCTATTACAAGAAGGAACTCTCGAGAGTGCGGGCCGGCAAGGCCCAGACTTCCCTCCTGGACGGGGTAAAGGTGGACTACTACGGCACGCAGACCCCCCTTAACCAGCTGGCCAACGTCAGCGCCCCGGAGGCTCGCCTGCTGACCGTGGAGCCCTACGACAAAACCGCCATGGAGGAGATCGAAAAGGCGATCATGTCCTCGGGACTGGGGCTCAATCCCAACAACGACGGCAACATCATCCGCATCCCCCTCCCCATCCCCTCCGAGGAGCGCCGGAAGGACCTGGTCAAGCACGTGAAGGAGATCGCCGAGAACACCCGCATTTCCATCCGCAACGTCCGCCGGGACGCCAACGACGAGATCAAGAAGAAGGTGGAGAAAGAGTCGCTCCCCGAAGATTCCCGCTACGAGTCCGAGGAAGAGATCCAGAAGATCACCGACAAGCATACCCAGACGGTGGACAAGCTCCTGGAGAAGAAGGAACAGGAAATCATGACCGTGTGA
- the tsf gene encoding translation elongation factor Ts produces MSISAKDVKELREQTGAGMMDCKKALQEADGDFEKAIEILRKKGQKLSEKRADREANQGLIVSRVSGDGSKAAALEINCETDFVARNEDFQERAEQFLELVYDREIESVEELLKTEVDGLSVADHLKDMVGKIGEKIKINRVVLAKSDGELISYIHPGNQLGVLVEFEGAVENSDIGKDVAMQVAAMKPLAVTREGVDSSIVEKELEIARDQLLNEGKPEEIADKAAQGKLRRFYEERVLLEQKFVKDNSLSVRDYLEKNDTPLVRSFHRLQLGEDG; encoded by the coding sequence ATGAGCATCTCTGCAAAAGACGTAAAAGAACTGCGCGAACAGACCGGGGCCGGCATGATGGACTGCAAGAAGGCCCTGCAGGAAGCCGACGGCGACTTCGAGAAGGCCATCGAAATCCTGCGTAAGAAAGGACAGAAACTCTCCGAGAAGCGGGCCGACCGCGAGGCCAACCAGGGCCTCATCGTCAGCCGCGTGAGCGGGGACGGTTCCAAGGCGGCCGCCCTGGAGATCAACTGCGAGACCGACTTCGTGGCCCGCAATGAGGATTTTCAGGAACGTGCCGAACAGTTTCTCGAGCTGGTCTACGACCGTGAAATTGAAAGTGTGGAGGAGCTGCTGAAGACCGAGGTGGATGGTCTGAGCGTAGCCGACCACCTGAAGGACATGGTGGGCAAGATCGGCGAGAAGATTAAGATCAACCGCGTGGTGCTGGCCAAATCGGACGGCGAGCTCATCTCCTACATTCACCCGGGCAACCAGCTCGGCGTGCTGGTGGAGTTCGAGGGCGCTGTGGAGAACTCCGACATCGGCAAGGATGTGGCCATGCAGGTTGCGGCCATGAAACCCCTTGCGGTGACCCGCGAGGGGGTGGACAGCTCCATCGTCGAGAAGGAGCTGGAGATCGCCCGCGACCAGCTGCTCAACGAAGGCAAGCCCGAGGAGATCGCCGACAAGGCGGCCCAGGGCAAACTGCGCCGCTTCTACGAGGAGCGCGTACTGCTGGAGCAGAAATTCGTAAAGGACAACAGCCTGTCGGTCCGGGACTACCTGGAGAAGAACGACACGCCGCTGGTGCGCTCCTTTCACCGGCTGCAGCTGGGCGAGGACGGGTAA
- the rpsI gene encoding 30S ribosomal protein S9, which yields MEQKNFIGRRKTSTARLYIQPGNGDFVVNKKNLDDYFCTQAHRNIASFPLELTEMAGKFDIKVNVSGGGITGQAGAIQHALSRALDDHDEELHGILKEHDLLTRDDRMVERKKYGQPKARKQFQFSKR from the coding sequence ATGGAACAGAAAAATTTCATCGGAAGACGGAAGACCTCCACGGCCCGACTCTACATCCAGCCGGGCAACGGAGACTTCGTCGTGAACAAAAAGAACCTGGACGACTACTTTTGCACCCAGGCCCACCGCAACATCGCCTCCTTCCCCCTGGAACTAACCGAGATGGCTGGCAAATTTGACATCAAGGTCAACGTAAGCGGGGGCGGCATCACCGGGCAGGCCGGCGCCATACAGCACGCCCTGTCGCGTGCCCTGGACGACCACGACGAGGAGCTGCACGGCATACTCAAGGAACACGATCTTCTGACTCGCGACGACCGGATGGTGGAACGCAAGAAGTACGGTCAGCCCAAGGCCCGCAAGCAGTTCCAGTTCTCCAAGCGCTAG
- the smc gene encoding chromosome segregation protein SMC: MYISELELQGFKSFAYKTRIRFDSGITAIVGPNGCGKSNVVDAMRWVLGEQRPTMLRSSTMSNVIFNGTSKKNALGMAEVDLTFVNNKGLLPTEYNEVTISRRLYRSGESEYLINGTTCRLKDIHDLFMDTGMSSDAYSVIELKMVEEILNDRNNDRRRLFEEAAGVTRYKDKRKKTFRKLDDTMGDLQRLEDILSEVRKKVNSLEKQAEKAKAAKEYREELTFLDKALHRFEYANIQEELEPLQERIANAEKEKKEIMGSAEELEQAAEKARATLTDKEREQSEAQRRVNQLQSSIRDLETSLKITREKISNEEGVIGQYTKDIEQGEADLEELRGLFKSTRKKLEGFDSELERAENNLEASKERYAEIQKEFTEAREELEKLEKERARCTEKIGELQNRRVRLESRIENSEDDDERIAGEIDGLEKRIEEIAGEREELKKKHHEAAESRDRQEKKRTEARGRREELSRRVEELKEKRRGLRSNLDSLQSEIELLQELAASNEAFPAGVRYLLEEHAGNFETLEVLSELISTDQAHAVALEAALGEALNYVVVESLEDARRAARLLKEHEKGSATFVPLDRLSDDYESLEGSLAGAVDCPDRCRPLARLLLGHVKMYDTVEQAWEEVAVTRGAGVTPEGEVVTSGRFLKSGSTGRNAGIRVGLRDRIESLEDRAGAARSDLDDLEKELGEVQEERGNIDVQALETDLREREQEVRGLETKLSELDSRQEIYRKNIEELRGRREKVGKDADELREELGELEPRRRELEQRRGELTERQEARRGELKELEEERSIAQNRYNDARLKHQDLKNKVENHEKEIRRAESGIASLKERLEHRSEKTEEARERIREYKSSIAESEEQLEALKQKKNEADKELEAAEESSAKARGRINEVEKELKEVRRRKEVNMELIHHLSMAREKFEMQAENLSDHIWETYDMLMDQIEVELPEDRKPDEVKERLAFLRQKLNKIGEVNPLAIEEYEEEKERLDFYEEQIGDLRQAEEELRETIEEINKTATERFNTTFEKIRENFVDVFQTLFSEDDHCDLVIDEEAEDPLEATIEIKANPRGKRPSTINQLSGGEKTLTAIALLFSIYLVKPSPFCVLDEVDAPLDDANIERFAAMIKRFSQDTQFIIITHNKKTMSKAEMMYGITMPETGISRLVGVKMDEVTEA, translated from the coding sequence ATGTACATTTCCGAACTGGAATTGCAGGGCTTCAAGAGCTTTGCGTACAAGACGCGCATCAGGTTCGACAGCGGTATCACCGCCATCGTTGGACCCAACGGCTGCGGGAAGTCCAACGTGGTCGACGCCATGCGGTGGGTGCTCGGGGAACAGCGTCCCACCATGCTGCGCTCCTCCACCATGAGCAACGTCATCTTTAACGGCACCTCCAAGAAAAATGCCCTGGGTATGGCGGAGGTCGACCTCACCTTTGTAAACAACAAAGGCCTGCTGCCCACCGAATACAACGAGGTGACCATCTCCCGCCGCCTCTACCGCTCCGGGGAGAGCGAATACCTGATCAACGGCACCACCTGCCGGCTGAAGGACATCCACGACCTGTTCATGGACACCGGCATGAGCTCCGACGCCTACTCGGTGATCGAGCTCAAGATGGTGGAGGAGATCCTCAACGACCGCAACAACGACCGGCGCCGCCTCTTTGAGGAGGCGGCCGGGGTGACCCGCTATAAGGACAAGCGCAAGAAGACCTTCCGCAAGCTGGACGACACCATGGGCGACCTGCAGCGGCTGGAGGACATCCTCAGCGAGGTGCGCAAGAAGGTGAATTCCCTGGAGAAGCAGGCCGAGAAGGCGAAGGCCGCCAAAGAATACCGCGAGGAGCTGACGTTCCTGGACAAGGCCCTGCACCGTTTTGAGTACGCCAACATCCAGGAGGAGCTGGAGCCGCTGCAGGAGCGCATCGCCAACGCCGAGAAGGAGAAGAAGGAGATCATGGGCAGCGCCGAAGAACTGGAGCAGGCTGCCGAAAAGGCGCGCGCCACGCTCACCGACAAGGAGCGCGAACAGTCGGAGGCGCAGCGGCGCGTCAACCAGCTGCAGTCGTCCATCCGCGACCTGGAGACCTCCCTGAAGATCACCCGCGAAAAGATCAGCAACGAGGAGGGGGTGATCGGGCAGTATACCAAGGACATCGAGCAGGGCGAGGCGGACCTGGAGGAGCTTCGCGGGCTGTTCAAGAGTACCCGGAAAAAGCTGGAGGGCTTCGACAGCGAGCTGGAGCGCGCTGAAAACAACCTGGAGGCCTCCAAGGAGCGCTACGCAGAGATACAAAAGGAATTTACCGAGGCGCGCGAGGAGCTGGAAAAGCTGGAGAAGGAACGCGCCCGCTGCACCGAAAAGATCGGCGAGCTGCAAAACCGGCGCGTGCGACTTGAGTCGCGCATCGAAAACAGCGAGGACGATGACGAGCGCATCGCCGGGGAGATCGACGGCCTGGAGAAACGCATCGAAGAAATTGCCGGCGAGCGCGAAGAGCTGAAGAAGAAACACCACGAGGCGGCCGAGTCCCGCGACAGGCAGGAAAAGAAACGGACGGAGGCGCGCGGGCGACGAGAGGAGTTGTCACGGCGCGTCGAGGAGCTCAAGGAGAAACGCCGTGGCCTGCGCAGCAACCTCGATTCCCTGCAGTCCGAAATCGAGCTGCTCCAGGAGCTGGCCGCCTCCAACGAAGCCTTTCCCGCGGGCGTACGCTACCTGCTGGAAGAGCATGCCGGCAACTTCGAGACCCTGGAGGTGCTGTCGGAACTTATTTCCACCGACCAGGCCCATGCCGTGGCCCTGGAAGCCGCCTTGGGCGAGGCTCTCAACTACGTAGTGGTGGAGAGCCTGGAGGACGCCCGGCGCGCGGCTCGCCTGCTCAAAGAGCATGAGAAGGGCAGCGCCACCTTCGTCCCCCTCGACCGCCTCTCCGACGACTACGAGAGCCTGGAGGGATCGCTGGCCGGGGCCGTCGACTGTCCCGACCGCTGCCGGCCCCTGGCGCGGCTGCTGCTGGGACACGTGAAGATGTACGATACGGTCGAGCAGGCCTGGGAAGAGGTGGCCGTTACGCGCGGCGCTGGTGTCACCCCCGAAGGCGAGGTGGTCACCTCCGGCCGTTTCCTGAAAAGCGGCAGCACCGGCAGAAACGCCGGCATCCGGGTGGGACTGCGCGACAGGATCGAGAGCCTGGAAGACCGCGCCGGGGCCGCCCGGTCCGACCTGGACGACCTCGAGAAGGAACTCGGGGAGGTACAGGAGGAACGCGGGAATATCGACGTTCAGGCCCTGGAAACCGACCTTCGGGAGCGCGAGCAGGAGGTTCGGGGACTCGAAACGAAGCTCAGTGAACTGGATTCCCGCCAGGAGATCTACCGTAAGAATATCGAGGAGCTGCGAGGCCGCCGCGAGAAGGTAGGCAAGGACGCGGATGAGCTGCGCGAGGAACTCGGGGAGCTGGAGCCCCGCCGCAGGGAACTGGAACAGCGTCGCGGGGAGTTGACCGAAAGGCAGGAGGCCAGGCGTGGGGAGCTGAAGGAGCTGGAAGAGGAGCGCTCCATCGCCCAAAACCGCTACAACGACGCCCGGCTGAAGCACCAGGACCTGAAGAACAAGGTGGAGAACCACGAGAAGGAGATCCGCCGGGCCGAGAGCGGCATCGCCAGCCTGAAGGAGCGCCTGGAGCACCGCTCCGAGAAGACCGAGGAGGCGCGCGAACGCATCCGGGAGTACAAGTCCTCCATCGCCGAGTCGGAAGAGCAACTGGAAGCGTTGAAGCAAAAGAAGAACGAAGCCGACAAGGAGCTTGAGGCGGCCGAGGAGAGCTCAGCCAAGGCGCGGGGACGCATCAATGAGGTGGAGAAGGAACTCAAGGAGGTGCGCCGGCGCAAGGAGGTGAACATGGAGCTCATCCACCACCTCTCCATGGCCAGGGAGAAATTCGAGATGCAGGCCGAAAACCTGTCGGACCACATCTGGGAGACCTACGACATGCTGATGGACCAGATCGAGGTGGAGCTGCCCGAGGACCGCAAGCCCGACGAGGTGAAGGAGCGGCTGGCCTTCCTGCGGCAAAAACTCAACAAGATCGGCGAGGTGAATCCCCTGGCCATCGAGGAGTACGAGGAGGAGAAGGAGCGGCTCGACTTCTACGAAGAACAGATCGGCGACCTGCGGCAGGCGGAGGAGGAGCTGCGCGAAACCATCGAGGAGATCAACAAGACCGCCACCGAGCGGTTCAACACCACCTTCGAGAAGATCCGCGAAAACTTTGTGGATGTTTTCCAGACCCTCTTCAGCGAAGACGACCACTGCGACCTTGTCATCGACGAGGAGGCAGAAGATCCGCTGGAGGCCACCATCGAGATCAAGGCCAATCCCCGTGGTAAACGACCCTCCACCATCAACCAGCTCTCAGGCGGCGAGAAAACCCTTACCGCCATCGCCCTGTTGTTCTCCATCTACCTGGTCAAGCCCTCCCCCTTCTGCGTACTGGATGAGGTGGACGCGCCGCTGGATGACGCCAACATCGAGCGCTTCGCCGCCATGATCAAGCGTTTCAGCCAGGACACCCAGTTCATCATCATCACCCACAACAAGAAGACGATGAGCAAGGCGGAGATGATGTACGGCATCACCATGCCGGAAACCGGCATCAGCCGGCTGGTGGGCGTGAAGATGGACGAAGTTACGGAAGCCTGA
- the pyrH gene encoding UMP kinase, protein MGSKYQRVLLKLSGEALLGEQGHGIDGNILSQYADEIKTVHDENIEICVVIGGGNIFRGVKGATEGMDRVQGDYMGMLATMINSMALQDALEQLGVHTRLMSAIRMEEVAEPYIRRRAIRHLEKGRVVIFGAGTGNPYFTTDTAASLRAIEVEAQVILKGTRVDGIFDSDPEKNPDAEKFSTISGDEVLDRRLSIMDLTAFTLCRENETPFIVFNMNVPGNLKRVVLGDKDVGSTVVWENTENL, encoded by the coding sequence GTGGGAAGCAAATACCAACGCGTTCTACTGAAACTGAGCGGCGAAGCACTTCTGGGCGAGCAGGGACACGGCATCGACGGCAACATTCTCAGCCAGTATGCCGATGAGATCAAGACGGTACACGACGAGAATATCGAAATCTGCGTGGTAATCGGCGGCGGCAACATCTTCCGCGGCGTCAAGGGCGCTACCGAGGGGATGGACCGCGTGCAGGGCGACTACATGGGCATGCTGGCCACCATGATCAATTCCATGGCCCTGCAGGACGCGCTGGAACAACTCGGCGTGCACACCCGGCTCATGTCGGCCATCCGCATGGAGGAGGTTGCCGAGCCCTACATCCGCCGCCGGGCCATCCGCCACCTTGAGAAAGGGCGTGTGGTCATATTCGGGGCCGGCACCGGCAACCCCTACTTTACCACCGACACCGCCGCCTCCCTGCGCGCCATCGAGGTGGAAGCCCAGGTAATCCTGAAGGGCACCCGCGTGGACGGCATCTTCGATTCCGACCCCGAAAAGAATCCTGATGCCGAAAAGTTCTCCACCATCAGCGGCGACGAGGTGCTGGACCGCCGCCTGTCGATCATGGACCTGACCGCCTTTACCCTCTGCCGGGAAAACGAGACGCCCTTCATCGTTTTCAACATGAATGTGCCGGGCAACCTGAAGCGCGTGGTGCTGGGCGACAAAGATGTGGGCTCCACCGTGGTTTGGGAAAATACCGAGAATTTGTAA